In the genome of Bacillus thuringiensis, the window TTGCAAAATATGAAATGGTAAAAGATGCAGCTGTATTTACGAAGAAAGGTGAAGAAGGTAGTCATTACTTAGTTGCTTTCTATACAACTAGTAATGAAGTTGCTATGGAAACTTTAATACATGATTTAAGAGAACGATTACCAGATTATATGGTACCGTCTAAATTAATTTATATTAATGAACTGCCACTTACACCGAATAAAAAGGTTGATTTGAAGCGATTAGCACAACTAGAAGCAGACTATGAACCACTTCGTTTACAAGAATATATTGCACCATCTACCGAAGCGGAAGAAAAAATAGCGAAAGCTTGGATTGATGTATTAGGAATCTCAAAAATTGGTGTTCATGATGATTTCTTTACAATCGGTGGGCATTCATTGAAAGTATTGCGAGTTTTAACTTTGTTGAAAGAAGACTTTCCGTATTTAACAATTCAAGACTTCTTCCAGGAACGAACGATATATGGGTTAGCACAAATTCAAAGAGAATTAAAAGTTGAGGAAGAAGAAGTATTCCATGAATATAAAGTTATACATGAGCCAGATCCAATTTCCCGTATAAATGAAGTGACAGACAGCAAAGTTTCAAATATCTTTTTAACGGGAGCTACAGGTTATTTAGGTTCACATATATTGTATGAATTATTAAAAGATACAACAGCACATATTTATTGCTTAGTAAGACCGACGCAAGATATACAACAAAGAATTGTTAATACATTAACAAATTACTTTAAAGATATAAGTCAAGAATGGTTGCAACGCATAACAGCAGTACCTGGTGATCTTGGGGCAGAGTATCTTGGTATGGATGAGGATAAATTTATTCACTCCAAAGTTGATACGGTGATTCATTGCGGTGCAGATGTAAGACATTTTGGAGATGTAGCCCAGTTTGAAAATGTGAATGTGCAAGGAACGAGTCGTATGTTAGCCCTAGCGGAAGAAGGAGCATCATTCCACTTTATTTCAACAATTGGTATTCCGATAGAATTAGCAATAGAGCAATGGGACACATATGTGGAAACAGGTGATTTTAATTACGATGTAGAGTTAGAGAATGTGTATTCTGATAGCAAATTACAGGCAGAAAACCTTGTTCGTAAAGCGATACAAGAGGGTGTCCGTGGAAATATTTATCGTGCAGGTAACTTAGCGTGTCATTCAGAGACAGGTGTATTCCAACAAAATATCGAAGGAAACGCATTCTATCGTCTTATTAAAGCGATGCTACTTATTGGACAAGCTCCTAATGTGAAATGGGGAATCGATTTCACACCAATTGATTTTGCTAGTAAATCAATTGTAACGTATGTACAAGATTCACAAATAGATGGAGAAACGTTGCACATCTGTCATCCACATCAAATTGAGTTTGAACAATTTATACAGCTAATTGGAGAGTGTGGATACAATCTTGAAATGGTTCCACTTTCAGAATATGTAAATACCGGACTTGAATTAGCGAAGGGAAATGAAGTAGTAGCTGAGTTAATTGCTTCTCAAGTTGCAGGAGATGGAGCGCAGCAATCTGAAATTGTAATGGGTACACGTAGAACGAATGAATGGATTAAGAAAAAAGAATTGATAGTACCAGCAATCAATAAAGAATTTATACAGCAGTTATTAGCTCATGGTGAAAAAGTTGGATATTTTCCAAAAATAATGAAATGATTATGCATGCTTTTGTTTGTTCAATAAAATAAATCATGCTACAATGAAAACGAATTAAGGACCGGGGAGCCAATTGGCTGAGAGGATGTAAGTAAACATCGACCCTCAACCTGATCTGGATAATGCCAGCGTAGGGAGTTACTTAAAGTGATGTAGCATATGTTATTCTATAATAACTTGCATACAAGGCTTTCCTACGCAGTAGGAAAGCCTTTTCTTATTTTTGAAATTTAATTTTATAAGGGGGATTTTATTATGTCACAACAAGTTACAATGTCATTTTCAGTAGTACCACAAGCGAAAACGAAAGATGTATATTCTGTTGTCGATAAAGCAATTGAAGTTGTGCAACAATCGGGAGTTCGTTATGAAGTAGGGGCAATGGAAACAACTTTGGAAGGAGAATTAGATGTACTTCTTGATGTCGTTAAACGTGCGCAACAAGCTTGCGTCGATGCTGGAGCAGAAGAAGTGATTACTTCTATTAAAATCCATTATCGTCCAAGCACTGGTGTAACAATAGATGAAAAGGTTTGGAAGTACCGTGATGAATATGAAAAACCAGAAGCAATCTAAACTTATTACAACTATTTGGCTTATCCTTCTCATTGCAATATGGGAAGGATCTGTTTCATTATTTAAAATCGAACCGTGGATTTTACCAAAGCCTTCTGCCATTGTTCAAGAATTAATTGGGATGAAAGATTTACTATTACCAAATACGATGCAAACACTGCAGGAAGTTATAATTGGACTATTCTTTGCAATTTTATTGGGGACGAGCATCGCAATTATTATGGACGTTATACCGTTATTTCGTATTTTAATAAATCCATTGCTCGTTATTTCGCAAACAATTCCAATCGTTGTACTTGCACCGCTATTTATTATTTGGTTTGGATATGGGATGTTGCCAAAAGTAATGGTCGTAATACTCGTTTGTTTCTTCCCAATTGCGCTTAGTATTTTAGAAGGTTTTCAAACAGTAGATAAAAACATGTTGAAGCTGTTACAAACAATGAAGGCGACAAAGTGGCAAGTTTACCAGAAAGTAAAATTTCCAGCAGTGCTCCCATACTTTTTCTCAGGTTTAAAAATTGCAGTTACATATAGCGTAATGGGGGCAATTATCGGAGAATGGCTCGGTGCAAGTGAAGGATTAGGGGTTATGCTTACGAGGGCTACAAAATCCTTTTTGACTGCCCGAGTATTTGGTGTTGCAGCAATCATCGTTATGGTGACATTATGCCTGTATTTTATCGTAGAGTTTATGGCAAGAATAACAGCACCATGGATATATAGAAAGGACGGCAGAAAATGAAAAAAGGTTTAAAAGTTATGTTAGCTGCCTTATTAGCAGTAGGTGTGGCTGGATGTAATCCGGCGAAGAAAGAAGAAAGCGCAAGTAAAGATCAAAAAGTAAAAGTAGTATTAGATTGGTTTCCAAATACGAATCATACTGGCTTATATGTAGCGCAAGCGAAAGATTATTACAAAAAGCAAGGATTAGATGTAGAAATTATTCAACCAGGTGACAATGTAACAGCAGAGCAAATGATAGCATCAGGAAAAGCTGACTTCGCAATAAGCGCACAAGAAAATGTAACGTTAGCTCGTGTGGAAGGGATCCCTGTTGTGTCTGTAGGCGCGATTATTCAGCATAACACTTCAGCTTTTGCATCGCTTAAGAAAGATAATATGACGTCACCGAAAGCTTTTGAAGGTAAACGTTATGGCGGCTGGGGAGGACCAGCGGAAGAAGCGACATTAAAGACGATTATGGATAAGCATCAAGCTGATTTTAATAAAGTTGAAAAAATTATCTTAGGACAAACAGATTTCTTTAAATCAATCGGCCGTGATGCAGATTTCGAATGGATTTATTACGGTTGGGATGGTATTGAAGCGAAGCGTCAAGGAAAAGAGTTAAATACGATTATGGTGAAGGACTTAGATCCAGCGCTTGATTTCTATAGTCCTGTTATTATTACGAGTGAAAAACATACGAAGCAAGATAAAGACTTTGTGAAAAAGTTTATGAGTGCAACGACAGAAGGTTATAATTTTGCAATTAAGGAACCGAAAGAAGCTGCTGATCTTCTAATTAAAGCTGTTCCAGATGTAAATAAAGATTTAGTTCAAGAAAGCCAGAAATGGTTAAGTACGAAGTATCAAGATGATGCTAAAGCATGGGGAGTACAGAAGGAAGAAATTTGGACGAATTACATGAATTTCTTATATGATAACAAAGTTATTAAAAAGAAAATCGATGTAAAAGATGCTTTTACAAATGAATTCCTTCCAAGTGAAAAATGAGCGGATTACAAATAAAAAATATAGTGAAATCTTTCGATGGAAAGAATGTATTAGAGAATATTAGTGCCTCTATACAAGAGGGAGAGTTTGTTTCTTTTGTAGGCCCGAGTGGTTGCGGGAAAAGCACATTATTAAATATGATTGCAAATGTTGAAAATCCAACAAGTGGGAACGTAACATATAACGATAAGCAAGTACAAGAGCAAGATGTTGTTAGTTATATGCCACAACAAGATTTATTACTACCGTGGAGATCGGCTTTGCAAAATATCGTTCTACCATTGGAAATCGAAGGGAAACCGAAAAAACAAAGACTAACAGAAGGAATGGAAGCATTAAAGCAGTTTGAGTTAGATGAATATGCAAATCATTATCCAGACGAATTGTCTGGTGGTATGCGCCAAAGAATTAGTTTTCTTCGCACATATTTATGTGAAAAGCCAATTATGCTACTTGATGAGCCTTTTGGAAAGTTAGATGCATTTACAAAAATGGAAGTACACAGTTGGCTTTTAAACTCTTGGCACCAAGAGAAGCAAACAATCGTTATGGTTACACATGACTTGGATGAGGCAATCTTGCTTTCGGATCGCGTATTTATTTTATCTCAAAGACCAGCATCAATAGTTGGCGAGGTACAAGTGAAATTACCTAGGCCGAGAACGATGGATATGTTAACATCACTCGAGTTAAAAAAGGATAAGGAAGAGATTTTAAGTGTGTTAGCTCCTTATATGAAAAAATAGAAAAAGCCTTTTAACAGTTTTTGATATAATTACTGTTAAGGGGCTTTTTTTTAGAATATGAAAAAATGGAGAAGGAACAAAAGGAAAAATAGAGAATAGAATATAACAGAGTAGTTTATACTCTTAATATAACAAATGTTAAAGGAGTGAAAGGATAAAATGACTTTATCAACTGTTCTTCAAATGGTTTTAGCTTGATATGGGAGAAGTCTGCCTATTTTTTAAGATTAAGCTAAATTGAAGACAGCAGGTAAAGAACCTTAATCCTTTTTTACGATAATATGTAATGGGTAAGGTGTATTCACCTTACCCATTTTTATATGCATAATTAAATAAGGCTTCATACTGTTGGTCTCTCTATTTAGCTTATGGACGATAAGTAAAGGAGAGAAAAAATGAGTATATTAACAGTAGAAAATTTAAATCATTCGTATGGTGAGAAAACCATCTTATATAATGCATGCTTTCGATTATTAAAGGGGGAGCATGTTGGGTTAGTAGGGAAAAATGGGATTGGAAAATCAACACTGTTAAGAATTTTAACAGGAGAACTTATACATGATGATGGGAACATTGAATGGTTTCCACATGTGAAGGTTGGATTTTTGCAGCAGCATATAGATTTACAAGAAGGGACAACAATTGAAGGATACTTTCAAAGTGCATTTTCTAACTTGTATGCGATTGAATACGAAATGTTAAAAATTGCAGAAGAGATGGCTGGAGCAGTAGAAGTAGAAGTAGAAAAATTGTTAGTAAGGTATGGAGAGTTACAAACTATATTGGAAAACTCTAATTTCTATCAAATTCATACAGAAATTGAAGAAGTAGCAATTGGTTTAGGATTGTTTGAAATAGGATTGGAAAAGGATGTTTCAAAGTTAAGTGGAGGACAGCGGACAAAGCTATTACTAGGAAAGCTTCTTCTAGAAAAAGCTGATGTTTTATTGCTAGATGAACCAACAAACTATTTAGATACAGCACATATAGAATGGTTGCAATCGTACTTGAAACTGTACGAAAAAGCTTATATTATCATTTCGCATGACGAAGTATTTTTGAACAATATTACGAATGTCATTTACCATCTAGAAGAACGAAAAGTTAAGCGGTATGTAGGGGATTATGAAAAGTTTTTACAAAGTTATCAATTGCAAAGGAAACAATTACAATCGGCGTATGTGAAACAACAAAAAGAAATTGCTCAGTTAGAAACATTTATTCAAAAAAATAAAATTCGAAAAGCAAAACAGGCAAAAAGTCGAGAGAAAGTATTAGAGAAAATGCAAAGGGTTGAAAAGGTAAATAATGTGCCTCAGTCCCGTTTTGCTTTTACTGTTTATAATGAACCAGTAAGTCGTATATTACAGGCTGAGAAACTAAGAGTGGGTTATAGTGAGCCGTTATTTCCAGACTTGAATTTACAAGTGAAGAAAGGAGACAAGATAGCTATTGTTGGTCATAATGGTATTGGAAAAACGACAATATTAAAAACGTTATTAGGTCAAATAAAGCCGCTAAGCGGCTCAATTTTTGTTGGGGACCGAGTGAGTCCAGCTTATTTTGCACAGGAAGAGTTTGCTTCAGAAATAACACCATTAGAGAAAGTTTGGGCAGAACGACCAGATATGACAAAGAAAGAAGTGCGCCAAGCATTAGCGAAGTGTGGATTGAAAGAAGAACACGTATTAAAACCTATTCGTTTATTAAGCGGTGGAGAGCAAACGAAAGTGCGTTTATGTGAACTTATCGTAACGAAAAGCAATGTTTTAATTTTAGACGAACCGACTAATCATTTGGATGTAGAAACTAAGATGGCTTTACAGGAAGCGTTACAACAATACACAGGAACAGTTTTAATTGTCTCACATGAACCTTCTTTCTATGAATCGTGGATAACAAAAGTATGGAATATAGAAGATTGGAATGCTGAACAATATGAATAAAGAAAAGGCATTAGCTTTTATGAGCTAATGCCTTTTCTTTGTGATTAACATGATTTTCGAGAACTCTTACATGAGAATTGTATGAAGAAGCACTCTTATGGTGCGCTTATAAGCGTGCTTTTTCTTTTGTTATATTTATAATAATACGAAAGCCTTTCCCTAACAGGTGACTATCTTTCTTTGTATATATAGATAGCTCGAAATAGAATGAAAATAATTCCTATATGTAAAGGATAATGTGGATATTATAGGAAGACAATAGAAATTAAAGGAAATTCATGTAAAATTCAAATGAACTTCATATAAACTTCATATTAGAAACTAGATATAATTATAATAGGTTAATATGATATTTTGATTTTTCATAAAATTAAAAGTTTGAATTTAGGAGGTATTGCTCAAACCTAAATTCAAACTTTAGTGAAATAATTAATGGATATTACGTCTAGTTTTCGCTAATGACGGCATTTAAAAGTTCGGCAGGATTACCCGTTCCTGCACCACCAATTGTAATAGATCCACCAGGAGGAATTTCGCCATTCCATCCTGCGTTCGTAATTACATAATGATTATTTGTTTTACTACTAATTTTAGAATCCCAAACTTGTGTTAAATTGCCGCTATAATCAAATTCTAATTTCCAATTTTTAATAGGAGTCGTTCCGTTATTTTTAATTATAATCGAGAAGTTATAACCGCTTCCCCAATTCGAAGTGACTGAAAATGTAGCAGTGCCATTTCCATCAGGAGGTGTTGTATTAGCTTCATCCGTTTTGACGGTAAGAGTGGTAGGGTGTGATTTATTTCCAGCAGCATCTTTAGCAATTACTGAAAATGCGTATTCAGTATTAGGTTTTAAGTTTTTAATTGTAATGCTATTGGTTGTTGTACTCCATTTCTCTTCTCCAGCAGTAATTTCATATTCCGTAACTGCTACGTTATCAGTAGATGCAGTCCAGTTTAATTGAACTGAGTTTGAATTTTTATTCGTAACTACAATGTTTTTAACATTCGTTGGTGGCTCAGTATCTTTTTGACTAATAGGTCCACCAAGTAATTCTTTTACTAGCGTATCAAGTAATTTTGGACCACTACAACTATATTTTGGACTTGTACGGCAATCCCCGCTTAGTTCCCAAAACATTGCTCCACTTAAACCTTTCGTCTTTATATAGTCTGTTTTATATTTCATAGATTCATTGTCATCGTAGCTAATAAATGTGCCTGTAGTCGCATTATATAAGTAAGGGACTTTAGCTGTGTCATTCCAGTAGCGTACAAAACCATTTTTATTAACGTAATTGGCTGCTAAATCACCGTAATCATACACACCTGTGTCACCGGTAGAATAATCATCCCAAGTACCTTTAGAAGCAAGTTTCCCATCACTACCTGGTTTGCAAGGTTGATATTGTCCGTTATTTTCTTTTCCACAACTTTTCCAGCCACGTCCGTAAAAGGGTACGCCTAATACTAGTTTATCGACTGGAACACCTTCATTTGTATAAACATTTATAGCACCATCTACGTAAAAATTCGTATTTGCTGCTGGGTCATTTGGATCCTTATATAGAGCTGCATTATGATTAGAAGTAGCTTCCCATCCGCCGTGGAAATCATATGTCATAATATTAATCCAATCGAGTATTTGAGAAATTTTCTTTAGCTCTGTATGATCAGCGTAGCGTTGGCTTGCACCTGAAGCGATTGTTAGTAAATATTGTTTGCCATCTTCAGTACCTGCTTTATTCAAAGCATTTCGGACGTCTTGAAGAAGAAGAGTGAAATTTTGTTTATCTTCAGGACGATAACTACCACCAGGAATCGTTTCAACGCCCGGATATTCCCAGTCTAAATCTACGCCATCAAACCCATATGCGCGAAGAAAAGCTACTGTAGATTCAGCAAATACTTTTCTTGTTTTTTCATCAGCGGCCATATCAGAAAAGCGGTTAGACCAAGTCCAGCCACCAACGGAAATAATTGTTTTTAAGTGAGGATATTTAGCTTTTAATCGTTTTAGTTCTCCGAAATTTCCGCAACGGGCATATTTATCGCAATCTTCCCAAGTTGTCCCTGAGCCAGGATACGATTTGGTAACATCAGCCCATGGTTCCCCGAGTACGAGAGTACCATTAGGAACCTCTTTATTTTGCAATGGTACACCAGATTCTTTACAGTTCCACGTTTGTTTATTTGGATTATCAGGATGAGTAGAAGGGTTTCCATGTTTTCCATTCCAACAAATATCCGCGAAAGCATAGTTAAGGTGAGTAAGTTTTGATGCATCAATATCAGCAACTTGATAATTACGTCCGTAAACGCCCCACGAAGGAAAGTACCCAACAATTTTTTGACTTTGCTTTGGTGAATCTGCTAATGCGAGATTTGGAGTAATAAAATTTGTGAGAAAAAGAGGTAAGAAAAGTAGTAGAGATAGTAATAGCAGTGTAAATTTTTGAGACCTCATAGCCATTTCTCCTTTCAAAATAAAAGATATATTTAAAGGCATACGCCAATAAATCAAAATGAATCTAGACGTATGAAACGTCTAGATAAAATGATCAGACATCACGAAGTCTATACAAGGGAACTGGGGGTGATTAAATCGTAACAAATGTAAGATTTAGTGTAAACGCTTTATTCAGTTGTAAAAGACTTTCTCAATACAAAAAGGCTTGAATACAAACTATATATGAAAACGAAAGATTGGTATGGGAGGAAATAGCTCATTATAAATAAATTTGAGAAAAAATTGTATGGAGCCAATTATTAAAGACGTAGAAAGATAAGGAAATATCATGTAAAATAATAGTAAAAATATGTAAAGGAGGGAATGGTGTGGATGTGTTTTTGAACATTGCTGAAGAAAAAATTCGAAAAGCAATACGGAATGGTGATCTTGATTATCTTCCGGGAAAAGGAAAACCACTACAATTAGAAGATTTTTCAATGGTACCTCCAGAACTTAGAATGAGCTATAAAATTTTAAAAAATGCGGGAATGATTCCACCAGAAATGGAACTACAAAAAGATATATTAAAAATAGAGGATCTAATTGCTTGCTGTTATGATGAAGAAGAGAGAAAGAAATTAAGAGAAGAGTTAACAGTAAAAACGCTTCGTTTTCAGCAGGTAATGGAAAAGAGAAAGATTAAAGATAGTTCAGCTTTTCGTATGTATCAAGACAAAGTATTTCGTAAATTACGCTAAGAGGGATAAGATGACTACATTTAAAACGATAGAAGAATTAGCGACCTATATCGAAGAACAACAATTGGTACTTCTGTTTATTAAAACGGAAAATTGTGGTGTTTGTGATGTTATGGTAAGAAAAGTAAATTGCGTATTAGAGAATTATGATTACGTAGAGAAAATAGAGATATTACTACAAGACATGCAAGAGATTGCGGGGCGATATGCCGTATTTACAGGACCGACAATTTTATTATTTTATAATGGAAAAGAGATCCTTCGAGAATCGCGCTTCATTTCACTTGAAAATCTAGAGAGAACCATTCAATTATTCGAGGAATAAGGGAGGCTTTTATATGGAATTTATTATTGTCATACTATTATTTGTTGTAGTTGGAATAATCGTAACAGCAGTTCGATCGAACAAAAAGAAGGTAAATCTTACAAAACAAAATAACATTCATAATTCATCTAACAGCTCATCACCATTATTTTTCTTTGCTGGATCTGATAATGATAGCTCGCATGATGGTGGTTCACATGATTGTGGAGGGTCTTTTGGGGGAGATAGCGGAGGAAGCTGCGGTGGCGGCGGTGGTGATTGATGAAAATGCGCCTTATATAGGCGTATTTCTTTTTAAACAAACGTTTGATTAGTCGGCTTACATATGCATAAACACAGTTAAACAAACGTTTGATTAATATTTTTAACATACTAAGGGGAATGGAAATGAAAAGGGAACCGAAAGTGAAAAATAAGGGGAAAGTAGTGTTGTTTTTATTAGCTGCGGGAGGTGTAATTCTTGTTAAATTAGCATTTAAATTTGGAACAATACATATGATTCGAACTTGGTTTGAAAGTACGTTTTCTTAAATAAGGAATATAGCCTCTTGCGATAGAGGTTTTTGATTTGTTATCATTAGACTGAACGGTCGGTTTAAAGAGGTGTGAATATGAGAAGAAGCGCAGAAGAGATAAAGAAAGAAATTGCATATAAAGCAGAAAGTCTATTTTCACAGAAGGGCTATGCAGCTACATCTATGGAAGAGATTTGTGAAATTACAGAGCGAAGTAAAGGAAGCATTTATTATCACTTTAAAAGTAAAGAAGAATTATTTTTATTTGTAGTGAAACAGCATACGTATGATTGGGTTGAAAAATGGAATGAAAAAGAGAAGTTGTATAGCACTAGTACTGAAAAACTATATGGTATCGCGGAATATCATGTAGAGGACATACAGCAACCAATTTCAAATGCAATAGAGGAATTCTCTATGAGCCAAGTTGTAAGTAAAGAGATTCTGGATGAACTGTTAGCTTTAACTAGAGAATCATATGTTATGTTTGAGAAATTAATTGAAGCAGGTATACAGTCTGGAGAGTTCCGTGAAGATAATGCTCGTGATCTTATGTATATTGTGAACGGATTATTATCAGGGCTTGGAGTACTTTACTACGAGTTAGATTATAAAGAGCTGAAACGTATTTATAAAAAGGCAATAGATGTATTGTTAAAAGGAATGGCAGCTGAATAATAAGTCAGTTGCTTTTCTTACAAAATAAATTAGACCGAACGGTCGGTTTATGGAAGGAGAATGAAAGTGAAAGCTTTATTTAAAAACCGAGCATTTATGCTCGTTATGGCATCTGATATTTTACAACAATTTGCAATTTGGATTAGAAATATGGCTCTTTTATATTTCATAATGGAGCGGACAAATAATGATCCAGTTTCAGTGTCTCTATTATCTGTCATGGAGTATGCACCTATCTTTATTTTCTCGTTCATTGGTGGTGCATTAGCAGATCGTTGGAATCCGAAAAGAACAATGGTTGCTGGAGATGTGTTAAGTGTACTGTCTATTATAGGAATTGTCGTATTGTTAAAATTTGATTATTGGCAGGCTATATTTTTTGCAACACTCATTTCCGCGATTGTAGGGCAGTTTTCTCAGCCGTCATCGTCGCGTATATTTAAGCGCTATGTAAAGGAAGAAGAGGTAGCAAATGCGATTGCATTTAATCAAACATTACAGTCCTTATTTATGATTTTTGGGCCAGTTGTAGGATCAATTGTGTATACACAACTTGGCTTATTTACATCACTATATAGCTTAATCATTCTATTTTTGTTATCGGCTATCATCCTTTCATTTTTACCAAAATGGGTTGAACAAGAGCAAGTGGCAAGAGATTCATTAAAAAATGATATAAAAGAAGGATGGAAATACGTTCTTCACACGAAAAATTTACGTATGATTACGATCACTTTTACAATTATGGGTTTAGCTGTTGGATTAACGAATCCATTAGAAGTATTCCTTGTAATTGAACGTTTAGGCATGGAAAAAGAAGCTGTTCAATATTTAGCGGCAGCTGACGGAATAGGTATGTTAATCGGTGGTATTGTTGCTGCAGTTTTCGCTTCAAAAGTGAATCCGAAAAAGATGTTTGTATTCGGTATGAGTATATTAGCGATGTCATTTTTAGTAGAAGGGCTATCTACATCATTTTGGATTACTAGTTTCATGAGATTTGGAACAGGTATTTGTTTAGCTTGTGTTAATATCGTTGTCGGTACGCTTATGATTCAACTTGTACCAGAAAATATGGTTGGAAGAGTAAATGGGACGATTTTACCACTGTTTATGGGGGCAATGTTAATTGGAACTTCACTAGCTGGAGGATTAAAGGAACTAACTTCACTAGTTACTGTGTTTTGTATAGCGATGGCACTTATTTTATTAGCGATAGGGCCAGTTCTACGTATGCAAATAAAGAAAGAAGCTGTCGCTAATAAAGAGGAACTAACAAATTCGTTAGCTTCGAAATAACTATTTTAAGGGAGCAAAATTGCTCTTTTTTTTTTGAGGAACTTTTGACAACTATATGAGCCAATTATATACTGATGTTGTAAAAACGATTTTACAAGTTAGGAGCAATGGTGTGAAAAATCAAATCTATGAATTACGCACTGGAAATAATATTTCACAAGGCGCATTAGCTGATAAATGCAAGGTTTCTAGACAAACGATAAATGCAATTGAGAATAATAAATATGATCCAAGCTTAGCGTTAGCATTCCGTTTAGCTGAAGTATTAGGAACAACTGTTGATAAATTATTTTTGTACA includes:
- a CDS encoding TetR/AcrR family transcriptional regulator; protein product: MRRSAEEIKKEIAYKAESLFSQKGYAATSMEEICEITERSKGSIYYHFKSKEELFLFVVKQHTYDWVEKWNEKEKLYSTSTEKLYGIAEYHVEDIQQPISNAIEEFSMSQVVSKEILDELLALTRESYVMFEKLIEAGIQSGEFREDNARDLMYIVNGLLSGLGVLYYELDYKELKRIYKKAIDVLLKGMAAE
- a CDS encoding MFS transporter produces the protein MKALFKNRAFMLVMASDILQQFAIWIRNMALLYFIMERTNNDPVSVSLLSVMEYAPIFIFSFIGGALADRWNPKRTMVAGDVLSVLSIIGIVVLLKFDYWQAIFFATLISAIVGQFSQPSSSRIFKRYVKEEEVANAIAFNQTLQSLFMIFGPVVGSIVYTQLGLFTSLYSLIILFLLSAIILSFLPKWVEQEQVARDSLKNDIKEGWKYVLHTKNLRMITITFTIMGLAVGLTNPLEVFLVIERLGMEKEAVQYLAAADGIGMLIGGIVAAVFASKVNPKKMFVFGMSILAMSFLVEGLSTSFWITSFMRFGTGICLACVNIVVGTLMIQLVPENMVGRVNGTILPLFMGAMLIGTSLAGGLKELTSLVTVFCIAMALILLAIGPVLRMQIKKEAVANKEELTNSLASK
- a CDS encoding helix-turn-helix transcriptional regulator — its product is MSQLYTDVVKTILQVRSNGVKNQIYELRTGNNISQGALADKCKVSRQTINAIENNKYDPSLALAFRLAEVLGTTVDKLFLYKQ